From the genome of Bacteroidales bacterium:
ATTTTCAGGTGAAAAATTATCGCAGGTTACTGTCTTTAAATGATGCTGTAGCAAGGACATCTTATGTGCTGGATGATGTAAAATATTCCCGGGAATATTTTACCAGTTTTAAAGATGATGTGATCGTGATCCGTTTGTATGCATCCGAAAGCGGTAAGTTGAATTTTAATGTAGGCATTGACAGGCCACAGGCATTTGAGGTGAGTGTCAAAGGTGATGAGCTTCTGATGTCCGGACAGTTGAACAATGGTACGGATGGTAATGGAATGCGCTATAATGCCAGGGTAGGAGTGAAGCTGGTCGGTATGGGAAAGGTGAGTACGGAAGGTAAGCAATTACAAATATCCGGTGCTCAGGAAGCGATATTAATTATTTCTGCGACAACAGATTATAAAGATACTAATTTTGACCGTAAATGTCAGGACCTGTTAGATAAAGCATTGGCTCAGGAAAAATATACAACCATGAAGGCCCAGCATACAGGAATATATCAGGGTTTGTTCGACAGGGCTAGTCTGACATTGAAACCTCATAACGGGAGGGATACAATTCCTACGGACCGAAGGTTACTGGCATTTGCTTCTAATCCGGCAGATAACGGATTAATGGAGTTATATTTCCAGTATGGTAGATATTTGTTGATATCCAGTACAAGGCAGGGATTATTACCACCGAATCTTCAGGGACTTTGGGCGAATACGATCAATACTCCCTGGAATGGGGATTATCATATGAATATCAATGTGCAGATGAATCATTGGCCTGCGGAAATTACCAATCTGGCTGAATTACATCTTCCCTTGTTGCGGTTAACCGGAAGTTTGGTAGAACCAGGGAAAAAAACAGCCAAAGCATTTTATAATGCCGATGGATGGGTAGCACATATGATGACCAATATCTGGGGGTTCACAGCGCCGGGGGAGCATCCTTCCTGGGGCGCAACCAATACGGGAGGGGCCTGGTTATGTGCACACATTTGGGAGCATTACGATTATAATCGTGATGAAAAATATCTTCAACGGGTATATCCCATATTAAGAGGGGCATCGGAATTTTTCCTGAGTATATTGGTCACAGAACCCAAACATGGCTGGTTGGTCACTGCTCCGACAACTTCACCGGAAAACGCATTTTATATGCCGGGGACAAAAAAAGCAGTGAATATTTGTATGGGATCAACCATGGATAATCAGTTGGTGCGTGAACTTTTTGAGAATACAATACAGGCTTCTGTTATACTGGAAACAGACCCGGATTTACGGGAAAAGTTACAACAGGCAGTAATGCAATTACCTCCTAATCGTGTAGGAAGTGATGGCCGGTTGATGGAATGGTTAGAGGAATATGAAGAAGTAGAACCGCATCACAGGCATGTATCACATTTATACGGATTACATCCCGGAAACCAGATAACTCCTTTGACGACTCCGGATCTTGCCGAGGCTGCAAGGGAAACCCTGAAACGGAGAGGGGATGGAGGAACCGGATGGTCAAGGGCGTGGAAAATTAATTTCTGGGCGCGTCTTGGTGACGGAAATCATGCATATGTACTGCTTCGTAATTTATTGACACCAACGTATAATGCTGATTTTGATTACTCGAACCGGGGAGGAACCTATCCTAATTTGTTTTGTGCACACCCTCCGTTTCAAATTGATGGTAATTTCGGTGGATGTGCCGGAATTGCGGAAATGTTTTTGCAAAGCCATGCAGGAATGATAGACTTGTTGCCGGCTTTACCTGATTTGTTCTCCGATGGTTCATTTGACCGTTTT
Proteins encoded in this window:
- a CDS encoding glycoside hydrolase family 95 protein, with protein sequence MKLQFYLTIILLLLLSGCMGDTPIDYKNHSTYLLWYDHPARRWEENLPLGNGRLGLMSDGQIKKETIILNDITLWSGGPEDPNNPEAAKYLPQIQKLLFEGKNDQAQELVYKTFVCKGKGSGGGRGANVPYGSYELLGKLHIDYHYPEDDFQVKNYRRLLSLNDAVARTSYVLDDVKYSREYFTSFKDDVIVIRLYASESGKLNFNVGIDRPQAFEVSVKGDELLMSGQLNNGTDGNGMRYNARVGVKLVGMGKVSTEGKQLQISGAQEAILIISATTDYKDTNFDRKCQDLLDKALAQEKYTTMKAQHTGIYQGLFDRASLTLKPHNGRDTIPTDRRLLAFASNPADNGLMELYFQYGRYLLISSTRQGLLPPNLQGLWANTINTPWNGDYHMNINVQMNHWPAEITNLAELHLPLLRLTGSLVEPGKKTAKAFYNADGWVAHMMTNIWGFTAPGEHPSWGATNTGGAWLCAHIWEHYDYNRDEKYLQRVYPILRGASEFFLSILVTEPKHGWLVTAPTTSPENAFYMPGTKKAVNICMGSTMDNQLVRELFENTIQASVILETDPDLREKLQQAVMQLPPNRVGSDGRLMEWLEEYEEVEPHHRHVSHLYGLHPGNQITPLTTPDLAEAARETLKRRGDGGTGWSRAWKINFWARLGDGNHAYVLLRNLLTPTYNADFDYSNRGGTYPNLFCAHPPFQIDGNFGGCAGIAEMFLQSHAGMIDLLPALPDLFSDGSFDRFRARGGAEVSAAWKDGSLTSAQVRAMVDNDFKIRFPVTEKKMSYEIDKKVLENVIAENGIIEVKMKKGEVLQILFSGDQDTTE